Proteins encoded within one genomic window of Candidatus Neomarinimicrobiota bacterium:
- the hisC gene encoding histidinol-phosphate transaminase, producing MMNTQKKTVRLVANENFYGPPPKAIEAINRYSSIVNEYPDFVPNSLKQKLADKYSVSAANITVGAGTYELIDIIIKALVAKDGGILTFDKTFMAYAYQAELNNKKCVIAEMTSNVCDVDLLIPLCTESTGAIFFANPNNPTGTIITHDELKHLLNSVPEETLVVADESYFEYVTDESYANSLALLKEFPNLVILHTFSKIYGLAGMRVGYAISHEEISQRMEKHRLLRSVNVLAEKSAEAALDESEYIEWCASENAREREYLYTELFSLGYDVEQSHANFIYMPFEDDEYKEQVFNYLKNEGLLICNMSFFRQKNALRITVGDREVNQRVVSCLKDCSKENMSASSVT from the coding sequence ATGATGAATACGCAGAAAAAGACAGTCAGATTAGTGGCAAATGAGAATTTTTACGGACCGCCACCAAAAGCGATAGAAGCGATAAATAGATACTCCAGTATTGTTAATGAATATCCCGATTTTGTTCCAAACAGTCTAAAGCAAAAGCTTGCCGATAAATACAGTGTCTCCGCCGCCAATATCACTGTGGGTGCCGGAACATATGAGTTAATCGACATAATCATCAAAGCACTGGTGGCCAAAGATGGTGGAATACTAACCTTCGACAAGACATTCATGGCGTACGCTTATCAGGCAGAATTGAACAACAAGAAATGCGTTATCGCAGAAATGACAAGTAATGTATGTGATGTGGATCTTCTCATCCCTCTCTGCACGGAAAGCACCGGCGCCATCTTCTTCGCAAACCCGAACAACCCCACAGGAACCATCATTACGCACGATGAATTGAAGCATCTGTTAAACTCGGTGCCGGAAGAAACGCTGGTCGTAGCTGATGAATCGTACTTTGAATACGTAACCGACGAGTCTTATGCAAATTCACTGGCACTTCTGAAAGAATTCCCGAATCTTGTTATACTGCACACATTTTCGAAGATCTACGGCCTCGCTGGAATGCGTGTCGGTTATGCAATTTCACATGAAGAGATCTCACAAAGAATGGAAAAGCACCGTCTGCTGCGGTCGGTAAATGTGCTTGCTGAGAAGTCGGCGGAAGCCGCACTTGACGAATCAGAGTACATCGAATGGTGTGCGTCGGAGAATGCAAGGGAAAGGGAGTACCTGTACACTGAGCTATTCAGTCTTGGTTATGATGTTGAACAGTCGCATGCTAACTTCATCTACATGCCGTTTGAAGACGATGAATACAAAGAGCAGGTTTTCAATTATTTGAAGAATGAAGGACTACTTATTTGTAATATGAGCTTCTTTAGGCAAAAAAACGCTTTGCG